The Cytobacillus oceanisediminis genomic interval TGCCAGAAGAATCTCGCCGTATTCATTCGGAGCCGTATCGGTGCCATCCGGACGGACGACCCGGATTTCCATATTAACCGTCGGATTCTTGCCGATGCTTCCGGCCTTTTCCAGATGCTCTTCCGGATATAATAAAATTCCATTCGGTCCCGCTTCCGTCAGCCCGTATACCTGATAGAAGTTTTCGTTCTGAAATGCTTTTTTTACATGATGATAGGAGGCCAGTGCCAGCGGGCCGCCGCCATACGCAAAAACACGCATGCTGGATAAATCATAAGAAGCCAAATCCGGATCCTTGGCCGCAAGCAAATAGGCGACCGGTGCTGCAAATGAGAAGGTCGTCTTTTCCAGCTGAATCCAGTTCAGGAACCCTTTAGGCGTAAAGTCCCCAATCACATGAGTTGCGCCGCAGTAAAACCCGCTCATGAAAAAAGTATTCAATGGAGCAGAGTGGGAGAGAGGCATCAGGGTAAGCATGGAATCACTATGCGACAAGCTGAAATTAACCGAAACCGCGGCGGCAATCGCAAGAATGCGTTCATGGTTGAACACAACTCCCTTTGGCATCCCTGTTGTTCCGGATGTAAAAAGAATCTCGCAGACATCCCGCGAATCAATTGGCACATCGAGATTGCCGTCAGAAAAATGAGCAGAAGCCTCAACTGATTCCTGTATCGGAAAATGGAAATTCAAATTCTCTTTTAACGACGTCACCGTTTCAGCAAGCTCATCCTCATACAGAACCCCAGCAGCATTCGCATTTTGAAAAATATCCCCCAATTCCTTCGGTGTCAAACGGATATTCATCGGCATCGGAATGGCGCCGATCTTCATGCAGGCAAAAAAAGCATAAAAGAAGTACTCATTATTGCGAAACATCACCGCAATCCGGTCGCCGCGCCGGATACCTTCATCCTGAAGATATCGTGCCAGTTTGTTGCATGTACGGTTCATGTCTACGTATGTAAGGCGGTTTGACGCCGTAATAAAGGCATCCTTTTCAGGAAACTTCCTTGCGTTTCTCTCCAATACTCCGTGAATCGTTGCTCCCACTTCAATCAGCCCCTTTTAAAATGAATAATTTTATGTTTTCACCCGGCTGTTTTCATACTTTTCTTTGTAAGTCAGAATGTCTTCCCGCAGCATTTGCAGCTGCATGATCTGCTCTTCAATTTCCTTTAGCTTGCTGTCAGCAAATGCAATAATCCTGCTTTTTTCCGCTTCACCTTCCGGATTTAATTCATAAAGATCAATCATCTCCTTGATTTCCTGAAGGCTGAAGCCGAGCTTTTTTCCGCGCAGAATCATTTTCAGGCGCCGGCGCTCACGATTCGTATAGCTGCGCTGCTTGGTCAGGCTGTCCCGGTTTTCCGATGTCAGCATACCAATTTCCTCGTAATAGCGGATCGTTCTTGAGCTGATGTCAAACATCGTTGCAAGCTCGCTAATGGTAAAAACCTTTTCTTCTGTCATTATGTATCCTCCTAGTTGACGTTAACGTTAGCTTAGTTTTATAATAATTCTGAAAATTATATTTTGTCAATCAAAAAAGGAGTGATTTTTCCATGAATATAACTTCCCAGGACGTTCAGGCAAGAGGAAAGAATATGTACTCATTTGATGAGTTTTTAGAGAAGCGCAGCAATCTGGACTGGTATAAGGATGATCCATTTTTGCAAAAGGCCTTAAAGAAATATGCAGGCTCACAATATGAACAGATACATAATGAGCTGCAGCATTTTTCTCCTGCTGTTTCTTCCAAATGGAACACCCTTGCAGAAAGAGCGGCAAGGCCCGAAGTCCGTCCCTATATGCTTCATTTTGATGCCTTCAATCACCGCATTGACCGTGTCGTCCGTCCAATGGAAACACATCAGCTTGAGAAAGAAGTGTTCGGTGCAGGGCTTTTTTCAAGCAAAATGCCATCCTGGGAAAGTTTCACAAAGCGGATGCTGATTCATCAGCTGGGAGAAGCTGGTGTCGCCTGCCCGCTGACATGCACGATTGGATTAATTGCACTCCTCGAACAATATCCGAATGAAGATATTCCAGAGCTGGAACAAATTTTACAGCATACGAAAGAGGGGCTGGACGGGGACTTTGCGATCGGTGCCCAATTCATGACGGAAATCCAGGGCGGTTCCGATTTGCCTGCCAATGTGCTTGAGGTCGTTCCGGATGGAAAAAACTATCGCCTCTACGGCAATAAATTTTTCTGCTCGGTTGCCCATGCCGACTATTCGGTGGTCACCGCGAAAATTTCCGGCACTGATAAAGTATCGACATTCATCGTTCCGTCCTGGCTTCCGGGGGATAAAGAAAAAGAAAAACGCAATGGGTATGAAATCAACCGGATCAAGTGGAAAATGGGCACGGCCGAGCTGCCTACAGGGGAATTCCAGTATAAAGGGGCTCTTGCTTACCCGGTTGGCCCGGCAGGAAAAGGGGTGGCCGTTGCAGTCGGAATCGTCCTGACACTATCCCGCCTTGAAATCGGCATTGCCTGTGCAGGCTTCATGCTCCGTGCAGCCCGTGAAGCCAGTCTCTATGGTGATTTCCGGACCGTTTTTGGAAAAAAGGTAAAAGCTTACCCGCTATCAGCGAGAACGGTGAAGAAAATTGAAAACGCCGCACACCGCACAGCGGCAGGCGCTTTTAAAATCTATGATCAATTCCTGCGCCTTGATCAGCCGCTGAATGCCGGTATTCCGGTTGATCAGCCGCTTGAACTGAGAAAACAGCTGTTTAACCTGAGGGAGCTTGTGCTGCTGCAGAAAATCTGTGCGACGAACGAAGGAGCAGAAGTGCTGCGCGATGCCATTTCCGTCTTTGCAGGCCATGGCGTAATGGAGGAATTCTCCTCACTTCCGCGCATTTTCCGCGATATCGTCGTCAATGAGCAGTGGGAAGGCCCGCGCAATCTGCTGCTGACACAAATTTACCGCGATATTCATAGAGTGACAGACTGGTATTTGCCAGCTGATTTTGTAGCGAACGTGCTGGAAGGTGCTTCTCAGGAAACGATTGATCGATTTGCCGAGCAGCTGACTGACCTCCTGCAGCGCCCGGTGTGCGGGGAAGTCAGCGAAGCTTCCATGGAAGCGGCTGAAGAGTGGGATGTGTTCTGTGATTCCTTTTTTAAAGCGTATCAGAAAATTGCGCTGGAGGAATTGCAGTAAAAAAGATGCCTGGCGGAAGCCCGCCAGGCTATTTTAATAACTTATCCGCGAAACCGCTCAATGTTTGATCCGATAGATAACCGATGCCAGCGAATTAGCCAGAAAAAAGATTGGATTTCCCTGCATGTCCTCATGCAGAACCAGTTCATCCACTCTCATGCTGTCGTACATTTCACCCTGTGTTTTCCCCTTCGCTTTATTTTCGGCTTCTTTCTTTTTTAAAGCTGCCAAAAAGCGGTATTGCATAGGCAGAATCAGGAGAGAAAACAAAACATATATTCCGAGAATTCCCCAAAAAATCGTTAAAAGCATCATGTCCCCTCCTAGTTAAATCCATTTTACACCAAATCTTTCGTATGTGTATTTAGGAACGTACGTTCTAATATTATGCATAAATCCGCCTCTTCCAAAATAAGATGAAGTATCATCCAAGAAAAGAGGCGATCCATACATGATTACAAAAGAGATGCTGGTCCGTTTTGATGAGCTGAACCGCAGAAAAAAGGATTTGGAAGCCGAACTCGATAACCTCAAAGACATGTTCCACCAGTATTTCGATACAGCAGTGGGACAGAATGAAAAAGGAGAAGTGAAGATTGATAGCTACAAATTGCAGAGGCAGATCAGAAGGACAGAAAAATTCGACCCCGCTCCAACTGTCAGCAAACTGGAGGAGCTGAATCTTCTCGACCTGATTCAAAAGCGGCCTGATGAAGGGAAAATAAAATCTGCTATGGATCTGGGATTGATTAAGGAGGAGGACCTGGAAGGATGCAGAATTTCCAAGACAACTGCAGCTCTCCTGATTAAAAAGCTGGATTAATTTTTTTTATGAAAAGTGTTTGACCTTCACGCTGCGTAAAGGTGTATCGTAATAAACAGAAAGTACTTTCTAACGTCTTTCGAAAGGAGGCCATCGCATGGAATACACAGTGCAGAAGCTTGCACAGCTGGCTGGGGTCAGCTCGAGGACCCTCAGGTATTATGATGAAATTGGCATTCTTAAGCCAGCAAGAACCAATTCGTCAGGATACCGGATTTATGGACAGCAGGAAGTTGACAGACTGCAGCAGATTCTGTTTTACAGAGAGCTTGGCATCAGCCTTGATCAGATTAAGGAAATTATCACAGCACCCGCTTTCGATGCTGCGGATGCACTGAGGGAGCACCGCGAGAAACTCCTTGAGAAAAGAAAGCAGCTTGATCTGCTTATTACGAATGTAGAAAAAACGATAGCGTCAGCAGAAGGGAGAACGACCATGTCAGACAAAGAGAAGTTTGTAGGATTCAAAAAGAAAATGATTGAAGATAATGAGGAACAATACGGAAAAGAAATCCGTGAGAAATATGGCGATGAGACGGTTGATAAGTCCAATGCCAAACTCATGAACATGACCCAGGAGGAGTATATGGCCGTTACCAAATTGTCCGAACAGGTGAACAGCACCTTAGCCCAAGCCATGGAAACGGGCGATCCGGCAGGCGAGCTCGCACAAAGAGCAGCCGATCTGCACAAGCAGTGGATCACTTTCTACTGGAGTGAATACAGCAAAGAGGCCCACGCCGGCCTGGCGGAAATGTATGTGGCAGATGAAAGATTTAAAGCCTATTATGATAAAATTGGCCCAGGTGCAGCCGAGTTTTTAAGAGATGCGATTAGCATTTATACTGGACAGCAATAGGAATGAAAGCGGCTGGCTCTGCCAGCTGCTTCTTTTTGTGAAAACTGTATGCGCCGCTGCTGCTGATTATTGGGTGTTTTGGTTGGCATTGCGCTGTTCTGCAGCATGATTGCGCTGCCAGCCAGGTTAAAGAGGCCAAAGTCCCCGATAAATGCGCTGCCATACCAGATACGCGCGCCTGCATCCAATAAATGCGCCCACCCGCATCATGATTGCGCCGTCCGCCCAGTTAATTGAGTCAACATCACCAGTAAATGCGCCATCACGCCAGATATGCGCCGTTTCAATGAACAAATGCGCCAAACAGCAGAATAATTGCGCCCACCAGCAGAATATTTGCACCTACCCCGCAAACCAATCCCGCAAACCCGCCAATATTTCACTAAAACCATCGGCTTACTGTATGTAACTTCTTCCATGGGGAAAGATGAGTAACAAGATACCAACTCGTGTGGGCAGGTGATAAATTGAGCCGCATTTCTTCATATAAAGATGAGCAAAACATTAGAGAAAAGCTAAGAGATGTTTCTCTTGAGCATTGGCTGAAGGAGGATTTGTTCAGCTTTAATTGGTGGCTGCTGCTGGCTGCGAGCATTTTGCCGTTTTTTATTTGGTGGAGGCTCGTGGATAAGGGGCGGTTCTTTGAAATACTTGCTTTCGGGCTACTCTGTGGGATCATCGCCTGTTTTCTTGATGTTGTGGGAGTGAACTTTCTTTTGTGGGGATATCCGGATAAGCTGCTACACTTTATTCCGCCATTATTGCCTGCAGATTTTGTGGTGATCCCAATTTCGGGCATGCTGATATATCAGTACTTCAGTACGTGGAAAAGCTATGCCTTTGCAGCTGTTGGCCTTGGAATCATGTTTGCTTATATCTTTGAACCGTTATTTAGCTTTTTGAATATCTTTGTCCTTATCAATTGGACTCACACCTATTCCTTCATCTGTTTTATCCTCTTTTTTCTTGGTGTCCGACTTTTAATGCTGTCCTTAAAGCGTGTGGCTGATAAAATAAAGTAAGCGGTCAGCAAAGCTGGCCGCTGTTTTACTGGATTAATAGTCATCGCTATGGAAACATTTTTTACAGCAGCAAAAATGCTTGTGTTCAAATGAGCATTTCTTGCAAGAGCAATGATGAATTTCCGGTGAGCATTTTTTGCAGGAACATCTTTTATGCTCATCAGAGCATTTTTTGCAGGAACATTTTTTATGCTCATCAGAGCATTTTTTACAGGAACAGTGAGGTTTAAAATCGCTGGTGCATTTCTTGCAGCTGTGATGTTCATGTTTGTCCTTCTTTTTGCAGCAGACTTTCTTCTTGTAATAATATTCTTCAACACAATATTGGCACATGGGATTCACTCCTTTCTCCTACTAATATATGTGGAAAAAAACAGAAGGAGAGAGCCCTTGTCCATAGTGCTTGAAATATCCGCAAAAGCCCCCTCAGTTTTTGAGGGGGCGGAACTATGTTAATTAACGGTCTCCGGAATCACTTTAACATCATTGCTTTTCTTTTTTTGCTTTTTCTTCAGCCAGCCAAAACGGAGGCTGGACGTAGTGAATAAGCGGTAAACCGCCGGGATTAGCAGCAACGTGATAAAGGTTGCAAACAGCAGGCCCGAAATAATGACCGTTGCCATCGGCGCCTGATAGTTGCCGGAAGTTCCCGATGCCAGGGCAAGGGGCAGCATTCCGCCAACCGTTGTCAGGGTTGTCATGAATATCGGCCGGATCCGGTTTTTGCCTGCTTCCAGAAGTGCCTCTTCAACAGAGAAGCCTTCCAGGCGGAGCTGATTCGTACGGTCGATCAGCAGGATGGCGTTATTGAGCACAATCCCAATCAGCATCACAATTCCCATTCCTGACATTACGCTAAGCTCCATCTGCGTCAGGAACAAACCGAGAATGACGCCGACGATGGTCATCGGTATGACAGACATGACAATCAGCGGATGGCCAAGGTGGTTAAATTGGACAGCCATCACGAGGTACACAAGGAAAATCGCAATTGCTAAAACAAACACCATATCCATGATTAATTCCTGCTGCTGTTCAAGATCCCCGGCAGCTGCCACACTATAGCCAGCAGGGGCTTCAAAATCATTGATCAGCTTTTGAACATCCCGGTTCACGGCACCAAGGTCCTTGCCTTCAATATCAGCTGAAATGGAGATGAAGCGCTCCCCGTCATGATGGGAAATTTCATTAGGTGTATCTACACTCTTCAATTCAATGAAGGAAGATAATGCTTTCTCGCCCTGGGCAGTTGGAACCTTTAAATCCA includes:
- a CDS encoding class I adenylate-forming enzyme family protein; its protein translation is MGATIHGVLERNARKFPEKDAFITASNRLTYVDMNRTCNKLARYLQDEGIRRGDRIAVMFRNNEYFFYAFFACMKIGAIPMPMNIRLTPKELGDIFQNANAAGVLYEDELAETVTSLKENLNFHFPIQESVEASAHFSDGNLDVPIDSRDVCEILFTSGTTGMPKGVVFNHERILAIAAAVSVNFSLSHSDSMLTLMPLSHSAPLNTFFMSGFYCGATHVIGDFTPKGFLNWIQLEKTTFSFAAPVAYLLAAKDPDLASYDLSSMRVFAYGGGPLALASYHHVKKAFQNENFYQVYGLTEAGPNGILLYPEEHLEKAGSIGKNPTVNMEIRVVRPDGTDTAPNEYGEILLAGDSLMVGYDNNVDETNAVLKDGWLYTGDIAYRDEDGYFYIVDRKKDVIISGGVNIYPREIEEVLAKHDAVLESCVVGVPHEEWGETVKAVVVLKGNASEEELRAFAAEHLAEFKCPRIYSFVDELPRNASGKILKQQVKLVHA
- a CDS encoding MerR family DNA-binding protein, with the protein product MTEEKVFTISELATMFDISSRTIRYYEEIGMLTSENRDSLTKQRSYTNRERRRLKMILRGKKLGFSLQEIKEMIDLYELNPEGEAEKSRIIAFADSKLKEIEEQIMQLQMLREDILTYKEKYENSRVKT
- a CDS encoding acyl-CoA dehydrogenase family protein, which translates into the protein MNITSQDVQARGKNMYSFDEFLEKRSNLDWYKDDPFLQKALKKYAGSQYEQIHNELQHFSPAVSSKWNTLAERAARPEVRPYMLHFDAFNHRIDRVVRPMETHQLEKEVFGAGLFSSKMPSWESFTKRMLIHQLGEAGVACPLTCTIGLIALLEQYPNEDIPELEQILQHTKEGLDGDFAIGAQFMTEIQGGSDLPANVLEVVPDGKNYRLYGNKFFCSVAHADYSVVTAKISGTDKVSTFIVPSWLPGDKEKEKRNGYEINRIKWKMGTAELPTGEFQYKGALAYPVGPAGKGVAVAVGIVLTLSRLEIGIACAGFMLRAAREASLYGDFRTVFGKKVKAYPLSARTVKKIENAAHRTAAGAFKIYDQFLRLDQPLNAGIPVDQPLELRKQLFNLRELVLLQKICATNEGAEVLRDAISVFAGHGVMEEFSSLPRIFRDIVVNEQWEGPRNLLLTQIYRDIHRVTDWYLPADFVANVLEGASQETIDRFAEQLTDLLQRPVCGEVSEASMEAAEEWDVFCDSFFKAYQKIALEELQ
- a CDS encoding DUF3949 domain-containing protein, with product MMLLTIFWGILGIYVLFSLLILPMQYRFLAALKKKEAENKAKGKTQGEMYDSMRVDELVLHEDMQGNPIFFLANSLASVIYRIKH
- a CDS encoding MerR family transcriptional regulator, whose amino-acid sequence is MEYTVQKLAQLAGVSSRTLRYYDEIGILKPARTNSSGYRIYGQQEVDRLQQILFYRELGISLDQIKEIITAPAFDAADALREHREKLLEKRKQLDLLITNVEKTIASAEGRTTMSDKEKFVGFKKKMIEDNEEQYGKEIREKYGDETVDKSNAKLMNMTQEEYMAVTKLSEQVNSTLAQAMETGDPAGELAQRAADLHKQWITFYWSEYSKEAHAGLAEMYVADERFKAYYDKIGPGAAEFLRDAISIYTGQQ
- a CDS encoding CBO0543 family protein, whose protein sequence is MSRISSYKDEQNIREKLRDVSLEHWLKEDLFSFNWWLLLAASILPFFIWWRLVDKGRFFEILAFGLLCGIIACFLDVVGVNFLLWGYPDKLLHFIPPLLPADFVVIPISGMLIYQYFSTWKSYAFAAVGLGIMFAYIFEPLFSFLNIFVLINWTHTYSFICFILFFLGVRLLMLSLKRVADKIK